The proteins below are encoded in one region of Triticum aestivum cultivar Chinese Spring chromosome 1B, IWGSC CS RefSeq v2.1, whole genome shotgun sequence:
- the LOC123088610 gene encoding uncharacterized protein, with the protein MGVGNGRADGGMGIVPFYIRRRPIDPSLTKAFLPQKSQRLLPFFLLCLPHLYRKCSCSHCFDPTSEAALMAEGSACFDWDVAAGNQYTSSGHGGVSQHFAHNDGSAPARVVVFPGARSRASGGINMMDPTRFSGNGISDAPTAIVAPARVPPRARSKGQRLTQFKGSWTVEEDTLLRAKVQEFGIGRWTKVAMYLPGRSGKQCRERWINQLDPNIERKIWTDSEDMKLIELHQTWGNRWSVIARLLSGRPENAVKNHYHATKRSLNAKRQLKKRNNKQPPPGQLSLLAEYIHSLEPHTGSPMETPPVSPLLYHDQEHGGQMGMAGRDVAVVITPTTQAHPTYPNSAMTGMSYHPNPANMQYWAPDLNVADRQNEGYSYYIPPNAHLNHHLCYGLSPTQMVSEQDMQQAAKASMNMSAFTGQHTLPASNLKAVAEMHRESSSNNQLGNVSGGASDWSYYYGMDEVGPSGPAGGTGSGSNPDDIDVVQMAPRECSA; encoded by the exons ATGGGGGTGGGGAATGGGCGGGCCGATGGGGGCATGGGCATCGTCCCCTTCTATATCAGGCGCAGACCCATCGACCCGTCTCTAACAAAGGCATTTCTCCCACAGAAGAGCCAGAGACTACTCCCCTTCTTCTTGCTTTGCTTGCCCCATCTCTACCGCAAGTGTTCCTGCAGCCATTGCTTTGATCCGACCTCGGAGGCCGCACTGATGGCTGAAGGGAGTGCCTGTTTCGATTGGGACGTGGCGGCCGGGAACCAGTACACGAGCTCCGGGCATGGTGGTGTTTCACAACACTTCGCCCATAATGATGGTAGTGCTCCAGCCAGGGTGGTTGTCTTCCCGGGCGCCAGATCAAGAGCTTCTGGTGGCATCAACATGATGGATCCCACCAGGTTCTCCGGCAACGGGATCAGCGACGCCCCTACGGCAATCGTGGCACCTGCTCGGGTCCCGCCGCGTGCCAGATCCAAGGGCCAGCGGCTGACACAGTTCAAAGGGTCGTGGACCGTGGAGGAAGATAC GCTGCTCAGGGCGAAGGTGCAAGAGTTCGGCATAGGGAGGTGGACGAAGGTTGCGATGTACCTCCCCGGACGGAGCGGGAAGCAGTGCCGGGAGAGATGGATCAACCAACTTGACCCCAACATTGAG AGAAAAATCTGGACCGACTCAGAAGACATGAAGCTGATCGAGTTGCATCAGACCTGGGGGAACCGTTGGTCGGTGATCGCCCGGCTACTCTCTGGACGGCCAGAGAACGCCGTCAAGAACCACTATCATGCCACCAAGCGCAGTCTGAATGCAAAGCGCCAGCTCAAGAAGAGGAACAACAAGCAACCACCTCCTGGCCAGCTCTCCCTTCTTGCGGAGTACATCCATAGCCTGGAGCCACACACTGGATCACCCATGGAGACACCTCCAGTGTCCCCACTGTTGTATCATGACCAAGAGCATGGTGGGCAGATGGGGATGGCCGGTAGAgacgtcgccgtcgtcatcaccccTACTACACAGGCGCACCCGACCTACCCCAATTCGGCCATGACTGGTATGTCCTACCACCCAAACCCGGCCAACATGCAGTACTGGGCGCCGGATTTGAATGTTGCTGACAGGCAGAACGAGGGGTACTCGTACTACATCCCTCCCAATGCGCACCTGAACCACCACCTGTGCTATGGTTTGTCACCGACGCAGATGGTTAGTGAGCAAGACATGCAGCAGGCGGCCAAAGCGAGCATGAACATGTCTGCGTTCACTGGACAACATACCCTCCCGGCGAGCAACCTCAAGGCGGTGGCAGAGATGCACCGTGAGTCCTCCTCCAACAACCAACTGGGCAACGTGAGTGGTGGAGCTAGCGATTGGTCCTACTACTATGGCATGGACGAGGTTGGTCCGAGCGGCCCTGCTGGAGGTACCGGTAGCGGTAGCAACCCTGATGACATCGACGTGGTGCAGATGGCCCCAAGGGAGTGTTCCGCGTAG